A window from Cetobacterium sp. ZOR0034 encodes these proteins:
- a CDS encoding GNAT family N-acetyltransferase: MIVIRETTTDDIENIYNHLNLNYVKKYCKNNEEEQRKNHERWYRFLLSSSDYAMFTVEDLRGTFLGNVKFELNKDLEGAEISLYLAECIRGRGYSTTIVNASIEELRFKYLNLKYIAAYILEENEKSILCFEKAGFYFKGQIEHGGIDYLLYIKELS; this comes from the coding sequence GTGATAGTAATAAGAGAAACTACGACAGATGACATAGAAAACATATATAACCATCTTAATTTAAACTATGTAAAAAAATATTGCAAAAATAATGAGGAAGAACAGAGGAAAAATCATGAGAGATGGTATAGATTTTTATTGAGTTCATCTGATTATGCAATGTTTACTGTCGAAGATTTGAGAGGCACCTTTTTAGGAAATGTAAAGTTTGAATTAAATAAAGACTTAGAGGGTGCAGAAATCTCATTGTATTTAGCTGAGTGCATAAGAGGAAGAGGTTATTCAACAACCATTGTAAATGCGAGTATAGAGGAGTTGAGATTTAAATACTTAAACTTAAAGTACATAGCAGCTTATATTTTAGAAGAAAACGAGAAATCTATTCTATGTTTTGAAAAAGCAGGGTTTTACTTTAAAGGTCAAATAGAACATGGTGGAATTGATTATCTCTTGTATATAAAAGAGCTTAGCTGA